The Ornithinimicrobium faecis genome includes a window with the following:
- a CDS encoding IS110 family transposase — MFTERTSVGLDVHARSVAAAAIDGETGELIQARLSPGKKQITDWLKALPGPVAVTYEAGPTGFDLYRALSSAGIRCEVAAPSRLQRPSGDRVKTDARDAVHLARLLRLDEISSVAIPTVDQEAARDLTRAREDARGDLMTARHRLSKLLLRYGIVYSGGSAWTGKHDAWLRTEAFAGLSTRATRLTFDANYDNVLTTLARRDRLNVHIEELAADSEFTPVVRRLCCLRGIATLTGFALAVEIGDWHRFTGKTIGSFVGLVPSEHSSGNSRSQGPITKTGNTHVRRMLVEAAWHHQPRYRIGKTMLDRWDLAPSCAGPR; from the coding sequence GTGTTTACCGAGCGTACGAGTGTTGGGCTCGACGTGCACGCCAGATCTGTCGCTGCAGCGGCGATCGACGGCGAGACGGGCGAGCTGATCCAGGCGAGACTCTCCCCTGGTAAGAAGCAGATCACCGACTGGCTCAAGGCGTTGCCTGGCCCGGTCGCGGTGACGTATGAGGCCGGCCCGACCGGGTTCGACCTGTACCGTGCGTTGAGCTCGGCCGGGATCCGGTGCGAGGTCGCTGCCCCGTCAAGGTTGCAGAGGCCTTCTGGCGACCGGGTCAAGACCGACGCCAGGGACGCGGTCCACCTGGCCAGGTTGCTACGCCTGGATGAGATCAGCTCGGTGGCGATCCCGACGGTGGACCAGGAAGCGGCCCGGGACCTGACCCGGGCCCGCGAAGACGCCCGTGGTGACCTGATGACGGCCCGGCACCGGCTGTCCAAACTGCTCCTGCGCTACGGCATCGTCTACTCCGGCGGGTCCGCGTGGACCGGCAAGCACGACGCCTGGCTACGCACCGAGGCCTTCGCTGGGCTGAGCACCCGGGCGACCCGGCTGACGTTCGACGCCAACTACGACAACGTCCTGACCACCTTGGCCCGCCGGGACCGCCTCAATGTCCACATCGAGGAGTTAGCCGCCGACAGTGAGTTCACCCCCGTGGTGCGACGACTGTGTTGCCTGCGGGGCATCGCCACGCTGACCGGGTTCGCCCTGGCCGTCGAGATCGGTGACTGGCACCGGTTCACCGGCAAGACCATCGGCTCCTTCGTCGGACTGGTACCTTCCGAGCACTCCTCGGGCAACTCCCGCTCCCAGGGGCCGATCACCAAGACCGGCAACACCCACGTGCGGCGGATGCTGGTCGAGGCTGCCTGGCACCACCAGCCCAGGTACCGGATCGGCAAGACCATGCTGGACCGGTGGGACCTGGCCCCCAGCTGCGCGGGCCCGCGGTGA
- a CDS encoding haloacid dehalogenase type II → MTRPSSAFDATMNSTGTDRPVIVFDILGTLVDQAGSLRRQVSAVTGWDEVSATRVVTTWLDLVAKREREIISGSSAFAPSHVLDAEALERIAAEGELPMTAVQPLSDAAQRLEPWPDAVEGLTRLAADVTLMGLSNASRRVLTGLSGRSGLRWHQVLSAEDANTYKPDPAIYRVALSAAPVDAPPPYFVAAHAWDLRAAAKAGLRTAYVPRPNGDPPGDNDTFELYAENLIELHAKLRN, encoded by the coding sequence ATGACCCGGCCGTCATCTGCGTTCGACGCAACCATGAATAGCACTGGCACCGACCGGCCCGTGATCGTGTTTGACATTCTGGGCACACTCGTCGACCAGGCAGGCAGCCTGCGTCGACAGGTCAGTGCCGTCACAGGGTGGGACGAGGTCTCCGCGACCCGCGTCGTCACGACCTGGCTGGACCTCGTCGCCAAACGGGAACGCGAGATCATCTCGGGCAGTTCCGCCTTCGCGCCCAGTCACGTCCTCGATGCCGAGGCGCTCGAACGAATTGCGGCAGAAGGTGAGTTGCCAATGACGGCTGTCCAGCCACTGAGCGACGCCGCGCAACGCCTGGAGCCGTGGCCCGACGCCGTCGAAGGCTTGACTCGGCTCGCCGCCGACGTGACGTTGATGGGCCTTTCCAATGCCAGCCGCCGGGTGCTGACCGGATTGAGTGGACGGTCAGGGTTGCGCTGGCACCAAGTGCTTTCGGCCGAGGATGCGAACACGTATAAACCTGACCCGGCGATTTACCGTGTCGCGCTGTCGGCTGCGCCGGTTGACGCCCCACCGCCGTACTTCGTCGCGGCTCACGCCTGGGACCTGCGCGCCGCGGCAAAAGCCGGCCTGCGCACCGCGTACGTGCCGCGGCCCAACGGTGACCCACCCGGCGATAACGACACCTTCGAACTGTACGCCGAGAATCTCATCGAACTGCACGCCAAATTGCGAAACTGA
- a CDS encoding bleomycin resistance protein, producing MTRPDCEPDLVPELLVSDVATSVDFWCNACGFEISYDRPDEGFAYVTRGRAHVMLEQRGAGRNWLTQELDPPFGRGVNFQIGVRDLEPILAALANAKWSLFMQPETKWYRVSGTEEAGVRQFLVTDPDGYLLRFQSSVGRRRAPACEGLDSTQAEG from the coding sequence ATGACCCGACCTGACTGCGAACCCGATCTCGTTCCTGAACTTCTCGTCAGCGACGTGGCGACGAGTGTCGACTTCTGGTGCAACGCCTGTGGTTTCGAGATCTCCTACGATCGTCCCGACGAGGGCTTCGCGTACGTCACCCGCGGACGCGCACACGTCATGCTCGAGCAACGTGGAGCCGGTCGGAACTGGCTGACCCAGGAGCTCGACCCACCATTCGGGCGAGGAGTCAACTTCCAGATCGGCGTGCGTGACCTCGAGCCGATCCTCGCCGCACTTGCGAACGCGAAGTGGTCGCTGTTCATGCAGCCAGAGACGAAGTGGTACCGCGTGAGCGGCACCGAAGAAGCAGGGGTGAGGCAGTTCCTCGTGACTGATCCGGACGGATACTTGCTCCGCTTCCAGAGCTCAGTCGGCCGTCGCCGAGCACCGGCCTGTGAAGGTCTCGATTCCACTCAGGCGGAGGGATAG
- a CDS encoding FitA-like ribbon-helix-helix domain-containing protein, whose protein sequence is MASIIVRGLDESVKDQLAAQAKEHGRSMEAEVRDILTRASLRPHIGIALMRVARETGGAEGLRIPERSDAARSVDSHDRSRYERHLGGFPADA, encoded by the coding sequence ATGGCGTCGATCATCGTCCGCGGTCTTGATGAGTCTGTGAAAGATCAGCTGGCTGCGCAGGCAAAGGAACATGGCCGCTCTATGGAAGCAGAGGTGCGCGACATCTTGACGCGTGCATCGTTGAGGCCGCACATCGGCATCGCGCTCATGCGTGTCGCCCGCGAGACCGGTGGCGCTGAGGGGCTGCGGATCCCTGAACGGTCGGACGCCGCGCGTTCGGTGGATTCGCATGATCGTTCTCGATACGAACGTCATCTCGGAGGTTTTCCGGCCGACGCCTGA
- a CDS encoding helix-turn-helix domain-containing protein, with translation MRRAASVACVHRATFYQRLRRIEDVTGCDLGSGSDRLILHLTLKIRALNPAR, from the coding sequence GTGCGTCGCGCGGCCAGCGTCGCCTGCGTCCACCGCGCCACCTTCTATCAACGCCTCCGACGCATCGAGGACGTGACGGGTTGTGACCTCGGGTCAGGGTCGGACCGGCTCATCCTGCACCTCACCTTGAAGATCCGCGCCCTGAACCCGGCTCGGTGA
- a CDS encoding alpha/beta fold hydrolase: MDVRAGSAVRAESSSVARMTEEDSAFVLSRGGVSIAVTDLGGEGPPVLLLHGLAGSSRELMPTAEALRDSCRVLLIDQRGHGQSTRRPADLSRDAFVLDIVHVMEELTPGQRCTLIGQSMGAHTAFLTAAARPDLVERLVMLEGHVAGSEDAGVAQSLGRFFASWPTPFADEAAARDFLGDDSIVDAWVADLEVTPGGLVPRFDADVMERTIAAVHQPRWAEWEALEVPTVAIFAERGMFSADDKDELIERQPATARIDLTAGSHDAHLDAFDEWIKALRDCLGFNV; the protein is encoded by the coding sequence GTGGACGTGCGCGCAGGCTCGGCCGTGCGCGCGGAGTCTTCTAGTGTTGCTCGTATGACCGAGGAAGACAGCGCCTTCGTCCTGAGCCGGGGCGGCGTCTCGATCGCCGTCACTGATCTGGGCGGCGAGGGGCCGCCAGTGCTCCTGCTCCACGGCCTCGCAGGAAGTTCGCGAGAGCTGATGCCCACGGCGGAGGCACTCAGAGACTCCTGTCGGGTGCTGCTCATCGATCAGAGAGGCCACGGCCAGAGCACTCGTCGACCGGCGGACCTGTCGCGCGACGCGTTCGTGCTGGACATCGTCCACGTGATGGAGGAGCTCACTCCAGGGCAGCGTTGCACTCTCATCGGTCAATCGATGGGGGCGCACACGGCGTTCCTGACGGCAGCGGCGCGACCGGACCTTGTCGAGCGCCTGGTGATGTTGGAGGGACACGTTGCCGGGAGCGAGGATGCGGGCGTAGCACAGAGTCTGGGCAGGTTCTTCGCGTCCTGGCCGACGCCCTTCGCAGATGAGGCGGCCGCCCGCGACTTCCTGGGTGACGATTCGATCGTGGACGCCTGGGTCGCCGATCTGGAGGTCACTCCGGGCGGTTTGGTGCCGCGCTTCGACGCCGACGTCATGGAGCGCACGATCGCGGCGGTCCATCAGCCGCGCTGGGCCGAGTGGGAGGCGCTGGAGGTCCCGACCGTCGCCATCTTCGCCGAGCGCGGCATGTTCTCTGCAGACGACAAGGACGAGCTGATCGAGCGCCAGCCCGCCACCGCCCGGATCGACCTCACGGCCGGCAGCCATGACGCGCATCTTGACGCCTTCGATGAGTGGATCAAGGCGCTTCGCGACTGTCTTGGGTTCAACGTCTGA
- a CDS encoding ribbon-helix-helix protein translates to MATTIKVSAELRDRINRDAQERGVTAAGLIERLLDAHERRQRMEAFGRAFRGADATYWDEFRSWDVTLDDSQPGE, encoded by the coding sequence ATGGCCACGACGATCAAGGTGAGTGCAGAACTGCGCGACCGGATCAACCGCGATGCGCAGGAGCGCGGCGTCACTGCAGCAGGACTGATCGAACGACTTCTCGATGCGCACGAGCGGCGGCAGCGCATGGAAGCCTTCGGGCGTGCCTTCAGGGGCGCCGACGCGACGTACTGGGATGAGTTCCGATCCTGGGACGTGACCCTCGACGACAGCCAACCCGGTGAGTGA
- a CDS encoding type II toxin-antitoxin system PemK/MazF family toxin, translating into MSEPRRGDIVWAELDPVRGREQSGRRPALVVASDLYLEQANTLAIVLPATTTDRGWPNHVPLRGPRLGLTKPTFAMTEQPRTVTRDRFVGDIGAVDAATMREVDGWLRDFLALP; encoded by the coding sequence GTGAGTGAGCCTCGTCGCGGAGACATCGTCTGGGCAGAGCTCGATCCGGTGCGGGGGCGTGAGCAGTCTGGACGCCGACCAGCACTCGTGGTGGCGAGCGACTTGTATCTCGAGCAGGCGAATACTCTCGCGATCGTCCTGCCGGCAACGACGACCGATCGAGGATGGCCGAACCATGTCCCGCTGCGTGGTCCGCGCCTCGGTCTGACGAAGCCGACCTTCGCGATGACAGAACAACCGCGGACCGTGACCCGGGACCGCTTCGTCGGCGACATTGGAGCGGTCGACGCTGCAACTATGCGTGAGGTGGACGGCTGGTTGCGGGACTTCCTCGCGCTGCCGTGA
- a CDS encoding AAA family ATPase has translation MSIIVITGIQAAGKSTVAQALAESLPTSVHVRGDLFRRMIVNGRVEMGPAVPEPGALEQLRLRYQLAAETADRYAQAGFTVVLQDIILGEHLLDVVNHITSRPLSVVVLAPSAAAVMERDAQRREQRGKVAYQPGDESIELLDQALRTSTPRIGHWLDTSDLSLEGTVAEILAHLETTARIV, from the coding sequence GTGTCCATCATCGTGATCACCGGCATCCAGGCTGCCGGCAAGTCGACCGTCGCGCAGGCTCTGGCCGAGAGCCTGCCAACCAGCGTCCACGTTCGCGGCGACCTGTTCCGTCGGATGATTGTCAACGGGCGGGTCGAGATGGGGCCGGCTGTGCCGGAGCCTGGGGCGTTGGAGCAGTTGCGGCTGAGATATCAGCTGGCGGCCGAGACAGCCGATCGGTATGCCCAGGCTGGCTTCACGGTGGTCCTGCAGGACATCATCCTGGGCGAGCACCTGCTTGACGTCGTCAACCACATCACGAGCCGGCCCCTGTCGGTGGTGGTGCTTGCCCCGAGCGCCGCTGCGGTGATGGAGCGGGATGCGCAGCGCAGGGAGCAACGGGGCAAGGTGGCCTATCAGCCGGGTGACGAGAGCATCGAGTTGCTCGATCAAGCGCTTCGAACGAGCACCCCGCGGATCGGCCACTGGCTCGACACCTCGGACCTGAGCCTCGAGGGCACGGTGGCCGAGATCCTTGCCCACCTGGAGACCACCGCGCGTATCGTCTGA
- a CDS encoding lysoplasmalogenase, with product MPRRSAARVTLRIFLALAAVHLVWQLTDQSAYARVSQWFLMPVLAVFLLVRTRGVERTRLVRLTLVALGFSWLGDTAPSLVEGDTAFLVMVGFFLVAQVVYIVAFWPHRDQSVLRQRRALLLPYAVAIVALVLACAPHAGTLLVPVLAYGLLLGAMAVLATGLNSLVWAGGALFLVSDGLIAMNAFAPWWDLPGQGFWVMLTYIAAQLLIVLGVLRTHDPIDRVPGSTVLGTQRR from the coding sequence ATGCCGAGACGCAGCGCAGCCCGGGTCACCCTGCGGATCTTCCTGGCCCTGGCCGCCGTGCACCTGGTGTGGCAGCTGACCGACCAGAGCGCCTATGCCCGTGTCTCGCAGTGGTTCCTCATGCCGGTCCTGGCGGTCTTCCTGCTGGTCCGCACGCGCGGTGTCGAGCGCACCCGGCTGGTCCGCCTCACCCTGGTCGCGCTCGGGTTCTCCTGGTTGGGCGACACGGCACCGAGTCTGGTCGAGGGTGACACGGCCTTCCTGGTGATGGTGGGGTTCTTCCTGGTGGCGCAGGTGGTCTACATCGTGGCCTTCTGGCCGCACCGCGACCAGAGCGTGCTGCGGCAGCGGCGGGCACTGCTCCTGCCGTATGCCGTGGCGATCGTTGCCCTCGTGCTCGCCTGTGCGCCGCACGCCGGGACGCTGCTGGTGCCGGTCCTGGCCTATGGCCTGCTGCTCGGGGCGATGGCCGTCCTGGCCACCGGCCTGAACTCACTGGTCTGGGCCGGTGGCGCGCTCTTCCTGGTCTCGGACGGGCTGATCGCGATGAACGCCTTCGCGCCCTGGTGGGACCTACCTGGCCAGGGTTTCTGGGTGATGCTGACCTATATCGCGGCGCAGCTGCTCATCGTGCTGGGGGTGCTGCGCACACACGATCCGATCGATCGGGTGCCTGGATCAACAGTGCTCGGCACGCAGCGTCGTTGA
- a CDS encoding GNAT family N-acetyltransferase, giving the protein MAELQIRPANEASWDDLQAIFGTRGSGARCQCQRYKLLPRESFADQPVEERQFRLREQTECGTPGAATTSGLVAYLDDQPVGWCAVQPRPEFPGLRHSSVPWAGRDEDRSDPTVWAITCVFARAHFRKRGVSAALIVAAVDFARARGADALEAYPMTTRAAIDEELHHGILSSYLDAGFTELTRPTQRRAVVRVDF; this is encoded by the coding sequence ATGGCAGAACTGCAGATCCGACCCGCCAACGAGGCCAGCTGGGATGATCTGCAGGCGATCTTCGGCACACGGGGATCGGGCGCCCGGTGCCAGTGCCAGCGTTACAAGCTGCTGCCGCGCGAGAGTTTCGCGGACCAGCCGGTCGAGGAGCGCCAGTTCCGGCTGCGGGAGCAGACCGAGTGCGGCACCCCGGGTGCTGCGACCACGAGCGGCCTGGTCGCCTACCTCGATGATCAGCCGGTCGGTTGGTGCGCGGTGCAACCACGGCCGGAGTTCCCCGGCCTGCGGCACAGTTCGGTGCCGTGGGCCGGGCGGGACGAGGACCGGTCAGACCCCACGGTCTGGGCAATCACCTGCGTGTTCGCGCGAGCACACTTCCGCAAGCGGGGGGTGTCCGCCGCCCTCATCGTCGCCGCCGTCGACTTCGCCCGCGCCCGCGGAGCGGACGCCCTCGAGGCCTACCCGATGACCACCCGGGCGGCCATCGACGAGGAGCTGCACCACGGCATACTCAGCAGCTATCTGGACGCCGGCTTCACTGAGCTGACGCGCCCGACCCAGCGCCGCGCGGTGGTGCGGGTCGACTTCTAG
- a CDS encoding 2'-5' RNA ligase family protein, producing the protein MPATSQPEDVIDGPVDPGHTVLAIPVPELDAFVRERTAHYDADYLAADPTFGQAHVTVLGPWVRSPTPADLAAVAQIASVARPFAYRLARLGTFPNGIIHLLPEPAGPFRALTGAVVERFPSHPAYGGLFPDVTPHVTLDAAGAGLDEQAVEEMLGDLIPVSCRAELLQLQWWQAGHCHVQASWHLGETSGGMA; encoded by the coding sequence GTGCCCGCCACTTCGCAACCCGAGGACGTGATCGACGGCCCCGTGGATCCCGGACACACGGTGCTGGCGATCCCCGTGCCCGAGCTCGATGCGTTCGTGCGTGAGCGGACCGCGCACTACGACGCCGACTATCTCGCTGCGGACCCGACCTTTGGGCAGGCCCACGTGACCGTCCTCGGCCCCTGGGTGCGCTCGCCGACGCCCGCGGACCTGGCCGCCGTGGCGCAGATCGCCTCGGTCGCTCGCCCGTTCGCCTACCGACTGGCCCGACTGGGCACCTTCCCCAACGGGATCATCCACCTGCTCCCGGAGCCGGCCGGGCCCTTCCGCGCCCTCACCGGGGCGGTGGTCGAGCGCTTCCCCAGCCACCCGGCATACGGCGGGCTGTTCCCGGACGTCACCCCGCACGTGACGCTGGACGCCGCCGGGGCGGGCCTGGACGAGCAGGCGGTGGAGGAGATGCTGGGCGACCTGATCCCGGTGAGCTGCCGCGCTGAACTGCTGCAGCTGCAGTGGTGGCAGGCTGGGCACTGCCACGTGCAGGCGAGCTGGCACCTGGGCGAGACATCTGGAGGAATGGCATGA
- a CDS encoding bifunctional adenosylcobinamide kinase/adenosylcobinamide-phosphate guanylyltransferase has protein sequence MKVLVTGGVRSGKSHHAETLVRGEAAVTYVAPGPDESEEPDPDWALRLAAHRDRRPASWTTVETADVATAIADSAGPVLVDCLGTWLTRTIDLRGLWEAPVDEVTDVVRGEIARLVAALERPQPIVLVTNEVGLGVVPAHRSGRLFRDLLGEANRQVAAACDEVHLVIAGRVLVL, from the coding sequence ATGAAGGTCCTGGTCACCGGTGGGGTCCGCTCGGGCAAGTCGCACCACGCGGAGACCCTGGTGCGGGGGGAGGCGGCGGTGACCTATGTCGCGCCGGGGCCGGATGAGAGCGAGGAGCCGGACCCCGACTGGGCACTGCGCCTGGCGGCCCACCGCGACCGACGCCCCGCGAGCTGGACCACGGTCGAGACGGCCGACGTGGCCACGGCGATCGCCGACAGTGCGGGGCCCGTCCTGGTGGACTGCCTGGGCACCTGGCTGACGCGGACCATCGACCTGCGCGGCCTGTGGGAGGCGCCGGTGGACGAGGTCACCGATGTCGTGCGTGGGGAGATCGCGCGCCTGGTGGCGGCGCTGGAGCGGCCGCAGCCGATCGTGCTGGTGACCAACGAGGTCGGGCTCGGCGTCGTGCCCGCCCACCGGTCCGGGCGACTGTTCCGCGACCTGCTGGGCGAGGCCAATCGGCAGGTGGCCGCCGCGTGTGACGAGGTGCACCTGGTGATTGCCGGGCGGGTCCTGGTCCTCTAG
- a CDS encoding adenosylcobinamide-GDP ribazoletransferase gives MSLPDSWRLAVGTLTRIPVKPPETIDRPTAGLAMALAPLTAVPAAGGVALLVWLSQEGHLAPLAMGLVAVGFLAWLSRLLHLDGLSDTVDGLTASTDRARSLEVMRSGTAGPAGVVALVVVIGIQAVSLAALTTHDLGPLLAAACVVTSRSALAVACVRGVPAARPDGLGATVAGTVHPVTALLVFLATAGLVWVAALLPGFDLGGLLAPALALVALAGVLVVARRRLGGVTGDVLGACVEVTLVVLLLCVA, from the coding sequence GTGAGCCTGCCCGACAGTTGGCGCCTCGCCGTCGGCACGCTCACCCGCATCCCCGTCAAGCCCCCGGAGACCATCGACCGCCCCACCGCCGGTCTGGCCATGGCCCTGGCACCCCTGACCGCGGTGCCGGCGGCCGGCGGCGTCGCCCTGCTGGTCTGGCTCAGCCAGGAGGGGCACCTCGCCCCGTTGGCCATGGGCCTGGTGGCCGTCGGGTTCCTGGCGTGGCTCAGCCGTCTGCTGCACCTGGACGGTCTCTCCGACACGGTCGACGGGCTGACCGCCTCGACCGACCGGGCGCGCTCGCTGGAGGTGATGCGGTCGGGCACTGCTGGCCCCGCCGGGGTCGTGGCCCTCGTGGTGGTGATCGGGATCCAGGCAGTCAGCCTGGCCGCGCTCACCACCCATGACCTCGGCCCGCTCCTGGCTGCGGCGTGCGTCGTCACCTCGCGCAGCGCGCTCGCGGTTGCGTGCGTCCGGGGCGTTCCCGCGGCCCGGCCTGATGGTCTGGGAGCCACGGTGGCCGGCACCGTCCACCCGGTGACTGCTCTGCTGGTCTTCCTGGCGACCGCGGGCCTGGTCTGGGTGGCCGCGTTGCTGCCCGGGTTCGACCTCGGTGGGCTGCTGGCGCCAGCGCTGGCCCTCGTCGCGCTGGCCGGTGTCCTGGTGGTCGCGCGTCGCCGGCTCGGCGGAGTGACCGGAGACGTCCTGGGAGCCTGCGTCGAGGTGACGCTGGTCGTCCTGCTGCTCTGCGTCGCCTGA
- the cobT gene encoding nicotinate-nucleotide--dimethylbenzimidazole phosphoribosyltransferase, with translation MSTSTVPAPSATARDRAQQRLAALATPPGALGRLGDLAVWLSATQDSVPPRALDNVRLVIFAGDHGVAQHGVSAFPPEITGAMVRTFLAGRAGVSALARTHGVHVRVLDLGCTDDFADLEPGARTDLQRHKVRQASAPIHLADALTDQEYAEAWRAGETVAREELGSGADLLISGDMGIGNTTPTAALVAAALGLPGSAVAGRGTGVDDTALAHKAALVDQALARLGDRAADPAEVLRVLGSADLVATTAFLVTTARAGVPALLDGLIGVACGLLADRIAPGAAAWFAAGHRSPEPGQSLALEALGLTPLLDLGMRLGEGSGAVAAVPLLHSAIALLRDVALLEDLG, from the coding sequence ATCAGCACCTCCACCGTCCCCGCACCGTCAGCCACTGCCCGGGACCGGGCACAGCAGCGACTCGCGGCGTTGGCCACACCCCCCGGGGCCCTGGGCCGGCTCGGCGACCTCGCGGTGTGGCTCAGCGCGACGCAGGACAGCGTGCCGCCTCGAGCTCTGGACAACGTGCGCCTGGTGATCTTTGCCGGCGACCACGGAGTGGCCCAGCACGGCGTCTCCGCCTTCCCGCCCGAGATCACCGGGGCGATGGTGCGGACTTTCCTCGCGGGTCGGGCGGGCGTCAGCGCGCTGGCCCGCACCCACGGCGTGCACGTGCGGGTGCTCGACCTGGGCTGCACCGACGACTTCGCCGACCTGGAGCCCGGGGCCCGGACCGACCTGCAACGGCACAAGGTGCGACAGGCCAGCGCGCCGATCCACCTGGCAGATGCCCTCACCGACCAGGAGTATGCCGAGGCCTGGCGTGCCGGAGAGACCGTCGCCCGGGAGGAGCTCGGGTCGGGCGCGGACCTGCTGATCAGCGGGGACATGGGCATCGGCAACACCACCCCGACCGCAGCACTGGTGGCCGCGGCCCTGGGCCTGCCGGGCAGCGCGGTGGCCGGGCGCGGGACCGGCGTCGACGACACGGCCCTGGCCCACAAGGCCGCCCTCGTCGACCAGGCCCTGGCCCGCCTCGGCGACCGAGCCGCCGATCCCGCGGAGGTGCTGCGGGTGCTGGGCAGTGCCGACCTGGTCGCCACCACCGCCTTCCTGGTGACGACCGCACGGGCCGGGGTCCCTGCCCTGCTGGACGGGCTCATCGGGGTCGCGTGCGGCCTGCTCGCCGACCGCATCGCCCCCGGTGCCGCCGCCTGGTTCGCTGCAGGGCACCGCTCCCCCGAGCCTGGCCAGTCCCTGGCACTGGAGGCGCTGGGCCTGACGCCCCTGCTGGACCTGGGGATGCGCCTCGGCGAGGGATCCGGCGCCGTCGCGGCGGTGCCGCTGCTGCACAGCGCCATCGCGCTGCTGCGCGACGTGGCGCTCCTCGAGGACCTCGGGTGA
- a CDS encoding DUF664 domain-containing protein, with protein MTDLIGDPVPGSAATPWEPPLAGTELEHLLGMLERQRATFRWKADGLDHAGLTTRIGSSALTIGGLLKHLALVEDQTFFLKMTGDSPGGPWDPEVWDADPEWEFTTAAGDSPDWLYGLYDSKVARARQRLAETIADGGIDQPSATADDKGTRASVRRLVCDLIEEYGRHTGHADLLREAVDGRVGEDPPPGWRPVS; from the coding sequence ATGACTGACCTGATCGGCGACCCCGTCCCCGGCTCAGCGGCCACACCCTGGGAGCCACCACTGGCTGGCACCGAGCTGGAGCATCTCCTCGGCATGCTCGAGCGACAGCGCGCCACCTTCCGCTGGAAGGCCGACGGCCTGGACCACGCCGGGCTGACCACACGCATCGGTTCCTCGGCCCTGACGATCGGTGGGCTGCTCAAGCACCTGGCACTGGTGGAGGACCAGACGTTCTTCCTCAAGATGACCGGCGACTCCCCGGGCGGCCCGTGGGACCCGGAGGTCTGGGACGCCGACCCCGAGTGGGAGTTCACCACGGCCGCCGGGGACTCGCCCGACTGGCTCTATGGCCTCTATGACAGCAAGGTGGCCCGGGCACGGCAGCGCCTGGCCGAGACGATCGCCGACGGCGGCATCGATCAACCGTCCGCGACCGCCGACGACAAGGGCACCCGGGCGAGCGTGCGACGGCTGGTGTGCGACCTGATCGAGGAGTATGGCCGCCACACCGGTCACGCAGACCTGTTGCGGGAGGCCGTGGACGGCCGGGTCGGCGAGGACCCACCGCCCGGGTGGCGGCCCGTTTCCTGA